From Yersinia hibernica, a single genomic window includes:
- the gloB gene encoding hydroxyacylglutathione hydrolase, producing the protein MNLISIPAFQDNYIWLLADAQKHCVIVDPGESAPVLSALSQGQYLPQAILLTHHHNDHVAGVADLRRHYPDIPVYGPQETANKGATIMVNGGDNLTIGTQNYRVMAVPGHTLGHIAYYSEPYLFCGDTLFSAGCGRLFEGTPAQMYTSIQQLAQLPDETLICSAHEYTLANLKFARFILPSDQDIATYQQKIMQLRAKNQPSLPVKLQTERKINVFLRCNDIDLQRKIGVISPPESLVSVFSELRAQKDRF; encoded by the coding sequence ATGAATCTTATCAGCATTCCGGCATTTCAAGACAATTACATTTGGTTATTGGCCGATGCCCAAAAACACTGTGTCATTGTTGATCCCGGCGAATCAGCGCCCGTGCTCAGCGCTCTAAGTCAAGGCCAATACCTTCCTCAGGCCATCTTATTAACCCATCACCATAATGATCACGTCGCAGGGGTGGCTGATTTACGCCGCCACTACCCTGATATTCCCGTTTATGGCCCGCAAGAAACCGCCAATAAAGGGGCGACAATAATGGTAAATGGGGGCGATAACCTGACAATTGGTACTCAAAATTACCGCGTTATGGCCGTGCCGGGGCATACTCTTGGACATATCGCATACTACAGCGAACCTTATCTTTTCTGTGGTGACACACTATTTTCTGCAGGCTGCGGCAGACTATTTGAAGGCACTCCAGCACAAATGTACACGTCAATTCAACAGCTCGCGCAACTCCCTGACGAAACCTTAATTTGCAGCGCGCATGAATATACTCTCGCAAATCTTAAGTTTGCCCGCTTTATTCTGCCCTCAGACCAAGACATTGCCACATATCAACAGAAAATCATGCAATTACGGGCAAAAAACCAACCTAGCTTACCCGTAAAGTTGCAAACCGAGCGAAAAATTAATGTTTTTTTACGCTGTAATGACATTGATTTACAAAGGAAAATAGGCGTAATCTCGCCACCAGAGTCGCTTGTCTCAGTTTTTTCCGAATTACGCGCCCAGAAAGACCGCTTCTGA
- the yafC gene encoding DNA-binding transcriptional regulator YafC, protein MKANSDELITFVTVVECGSFSRAAEQLEQANSVVSRTVKRLEGKLGVTLLNRTTRQISLTQEGEHYFRRVQNILRDMATAENELLDSQLNPKGLLRIDASTPVVLHVLAPLMAEFRQRYPLVTLSLVSSETFINLIERKVDIAIRVGTLQDSTLRARKLMTSYRHLLASPAYLRQYGTPQTVAELQHHVCLGFNDLPVLNRWPLAGPDGQLYEITSDLTSNNGETQRRLCLEGNGIACLSDFMIQQDLQRGDLVPILAEQTLPVAMPINAVYYSDQAVSNRLRCFIDFINERLVSGLPTT, encoded by the coding sequence ATGAAAGCAAACTCAGATGAGCTGATTACTTTCGTCACCGTGGTGGAATGTGGCAGTTTCAGTCGTGCGGCGGAGCAGCTTGAACAAGCCAATTCGGTCGTGAGTAGAACAGTAAAAAGATTGGAAGGTAAGCTAGGTGTCACACTGCTTAACCGCACCACACGGCAAATCAGCCTGACGCAAGAAGGGGAACATTATTTTCGCCGAGTACAAAATATTTTGCGCGACATGGCGACAGCTGAAAATGAGCTATTAGACAGCCAATTAAATCCGAAAGGATTGCTGCGCATCGATGCCTCGACGCCAGTGGTATTGCATGTTCTGGCACCTCTGATGGCTGAGTTTCGCCAACGTTACCCTTTAGTCACTTTATCGCTGGTCTCATCTGAAACCTTTATTAACCTTATTGAGCGAAAAGTTGATATTGCTATCAGGGTTGGCACTTTGCAGGATTCAACCTTACGCGCCAGGAAACTCATGACCAGCTATCGCCATCTGCTGGCCTCCCCTGCTTATCTAAGACAATATGGCACACCACAAACGGTAGCAGAGCTACAGCATCATGTCTGTCTGGGATTTAATGATTTACCGGTGTTAAATCGTTGGCCACTCGCCGGCCCTGATGGGCAACTTTATGAAATAACATCAGATTTAACCTCAAATAATGGTGAGACCCAGCGCCGCCTCTGCCTTGAGGGCAATGGTATTGCCTGTCTCTCTGATTTTATGATTCAACAAGATCTACAACGTGGGGATTTGGTGCCAATACTGGCGGAACAGACCTTGCCGGTCGCCATGCCAATTAATGCGGTGTACTACAGTGACCAAGCGGTCAGTAATCGGCTGCGCTGTTTTATTGATTTTATCAATGAGCGCTTAGTTTCGGGCCTTCCTACAACATAA
- the mltD gene encoding murein transglycosylase D — translation MKTKAIFLASVLLVGCQSSKVGVQAPVQHAQSLSSAGQESEAGEYTNSAREGSARWLDSESGLAQQDLWNFISDELKMKVPENSRIREQKQKYLKSKSYLHDVTLRAEPYMYLIVEQIKKRKMPMELVLLPIVESAFDPHATSSANAAGLWQIVPSTGRNYGLKQNQWYDGRRDVVASTKAALDMMERLNKMFDGDWLLTVAAYNSGEGRVMQAVKANKAKGKPTNFWALSLPRETAIYVPKMLALGDLIKNSKKYGITLPEPDKDRALARVDVGQQIELTQAAEMAGMSLTKLKSFNSGYKRNVTAPNGHGPRYIMLPKAHAEQLKDSLADTDIAAVQPTKLAQNSTKSASSSQYKVRPGDTLSTIAKRLNIKTSDLQSWNNLRASSTLKVGQTLQLASNTASNSITYQVRKGDSFASIAKRHGVNTDDVMRWNSVISKANKLVPGLKLTLFVNNKSTPDA, via the coding sequence ATGAAGACCAAAGCGATATTTCTCGCCTCAGTCTTGCTTGTTGGGTGCCAGTCGTCAAAGGTGGGCGTTCAGGCTCCTGTACAGCATGCACAGAGTTTGTCTTCGGCAGGTCAAGAGAGTGAAGCAGGAGAGTACACAAATAGCGCCCGAGAGGGCAGCGCGCGATGGCTAGATAGTGAGAGTGGCCTCGCGCAGCAAGATTTGTGGAACTTCATTAGCGACGAGCTGAAGATGAAGGTTCCGGAAAATTCCCGGATCCGTGAACAGAAACAAAAATACTTAAAAAGTAAGAGCTATCTCCACGATGTAACATTACGGGCAGAGCCGTACATGTACCTGATAGTCGAGCAAATTAAGAAACGTAAGATGCCGATGGAATTGGTACTGCTACCCATAGTGGAGAGCGCTTTTGACCCACACGCGACATCATCCGCCAACGCCGCAGGGCTGTGGCAGATAGTGCCAAGTACCGGTCGAAATTATGGCTTGAAACAAAACCAATGGTATGACGGCCGCAGAGATGTGGTTGCTTCTACCAAAGCAGCGCTTGATATGATGGAGCGCCTGAACAAAATGTTTGACGGTGACTGGTTGTTAACAGTCGCTGCGTATAACAGTGGTGAAGGCAGAGTCATGCAAGCGGTGAAAGCCAATAAGGCAAAGGGTAAACCGACGAATTTTTGGGCATTATCGCTTCCTCGTGAAACGGCAATTTATGTCCCAAAAATGCTGGCCTTGGGTGATTTAATCAAGAACAGCAAGAAGTACGGTATAACCTTACCTGAACCCGACAAAGACCGTGCATTAGCGCGTGTTGATGTTGGTCAGCAGATAGAGCTAACTCAGGCGGCTGAGATGGCGGGGATGTCACTGACAAAGTTGAAATCCTTTAATTCTGGGTATAAGCGCAATGTAACGGCACCGAATGGGCATGGCCCTCGGTATATTATGTTGCCGAAAGCCCATGCTGAGCAGCTCAAAGATTCATTGGCAGATACTGATATTGCTGCGGTTCAACCAACCAAATTGGCACAGAACAGCACCAAATCAGCATCAAGTTCGCAGTATAAAGTTCGCCCCGGCGATACCTTATCTACGATTGCCAAGCGGTTGAATATCAAGACCAGCGATTTGCAGAGTTGGAACAACTTACGTGCCTCGAGCACCTTAAAAGTTGGGCAAACCCTGCAACTGGCAAGCAATACAGCCAGCAACAGCATCACCTATCAAGTTCGTAAAGGTGATTCCTTTGCCAGTATTGCCAAGCGTCACGGTGTAAATACCGACGATGTGATGCGATGGAATTCGGTAATCAGCAAAGCGAATAAATTAGTGCCCGGTTTGAAATTGACGTTGTTTGTTAACAACAAATCGACTCCGGATGCCTAA
- the proW gene encoding glycine betaine/L-proline ABC transporter permease ProW translates to MSDQIQVDNQTVSNPWATDTAASAMTTDAPQTLSAAADPWGASMAEGSRAASSASHEIAAQSQAAQNTDWLNSAPAAAPEHFSLMDPFHTTWLPLDSWVTHGIDWVVLHFRPLFQGIRVPVDFILSGFQHLLLGMPAPVAILVFALIAWQFSTLGMGVATLVSLIAIGAIGAWSQAMVTLALVLTSLFFCILIGLPLGIWLARSNNAARIIRPLLDAMQTTPAFVYLVPIVMLFGIGNVPGVVVTIIFALPPIVRLTILGIKQVPEDLIEAAQSFGANPRQMLFKVQLPLAMPTIMAGVNQTLMLALSMVVIASMIAVGGLGQMVLRGIGRLDMGLAAVGGVGIVILAIILDRLTQSLGRDRRSKGVGRWYATGPIGLLTKPLRHNNPSR, encoded by the coding sequence ATGAGTGATCAAATCCAGGTTGACAACCAAACAGTCAGTAACCCGTGGGCCACAGATACAGCAGCATCCGCCATGACAACCGATGCCCCTCAGACTTTGTCAGCCGCGGCTGACCCATGGGGAGCAAGCATGGCCGAGGGTAGCCGTGCAGCAAGCAGTGCCAGCCATGAGATTGCCGCTCAGAGCCAAGCGGCACAAAATACCGATTGGCTAAATAGCGCCCCGGCGGCGGCACCTGAGCATTTTAGCCTGATGGACCCATTCCACACCACTTGGCTGCCACTGGATTCTTGGGTCACTCACGGCATTGACTGGGTGGTGCTGCATTTCCGCCCGCTGTTTCAAGGCATTCGAGTGCCGGTTGATTTTATTCTCAGCGGTTTCCAACATTTATTACTGGGGATGCCCGCACCGGTGGCAATTCTAGTGTTTGCACTGATCGCCTGGCAGTTCTCCACCTTAGGGATGGGGGTGGCAACATTGGTGTCACTGATTGCCATCGGCGCTATCGGCGCATGGTCGCAAGCCATGGTGACACTGGCGCTGGTGCTGACCTCACTATTCTTCTGTATCCTCATCGGGCTACCGCTCGGGATATGGTTGGCGCGCAGTAATAACGCCGCACGAATCATTCGGCCATTACTGGATGCGATGCAAACCACCCCCGCATTTGTCTATTTGGTGCCTATCGTCATGTTATTCGGCATTGGTAATGTCCCGGGAGTAGTGGTCACCATTATCTTTGCTCTGCCGCCGATTGTCCGCCTAACCATTCTGGGCATCAAGCAGGTGCCGGAAGATCTCATCGAAGCTGCGCAATCCTTCGGGGCTAACCCACGCCAGATGCTATTCAAGGTGCAATTACCCCTAGCGATGCCCACCATCATGGCCGGTGTCAACCAGACCTTAATGCTCGCACTGTCGATGGTGGTTATTGCCTCGATGATTGCCGTGGGCGGTTTAGGTCAGATGGTACTGCGTGGTATTGGTCGTCTTGATATGGGGCTAGCCGCCGTCGGTGGTGTCGGTATTGTGATTCTGGCCATTATCCTTGATCGCCTGACACAGTCATTAGGCCGTGACCGCCGCAGTAAAGGGGTCGGCCGCTGGTATGCCACCGGCCCTATTGGGCTGCTCACCAAACCATTGCGCCACAACAATCCATCACGATAA
- the rnhA gene encoding ribonuclease HI, whose amino-acid sequence MTKQVEIFTDGSCLGNPGPGGYGAILRYKQHEKTFSAGYFLTTNNRMELMAAIVALEALTSPCEVTLSTDSQYVRQGITQWIHNWKKRGWKTADRKPVRNVDLWQRLDLAIQAHTVQWEWVKGHAGHPENERCDELARQGANSPTLADTGYNPD is encoded by the coding sequence ATGACTAAGCAGGTAGAAATTTTCACCGACGGATCTTGCCTTGGCAATCCGGGGCCCGGTGGTTACGGCGCAATTTTGCGTTACAAACAACACGAAAAAACCTTTAGCGCTGGCTATTTCCTGACAACCAATAACCGTATGGAGCTAATGGCGGCCATCGTCGCATTAGAGGCCTTAACATCACCTTGTGAAGTGACACTCAGTACTGACAGCCAATATGTACGTCAAGGTATTACCCAGTGGATTCATAACTGGAAAAAGCGCGGCTGGAAAACAGCTGACCGCAAGCCGGTGCGGAATGTTGATTTATGGCAGCGCCTGGATCTGGCCATCCAAGCCCATACAGTGCAATGGGAATGGGTAAAAGGTCATGCCGGTCACCCAGAAAACGAACGTTGCGATGAACTAGCCCGCCAAGGCGCGAATTCACCGACGTTAGCCGATACCGGTTATAACCCCGACTAA
- the proX gene encoding glycine betaine/L-proline ABC transporter substrate-binding protein ProX produces MRTTGIWALALTTLFSTQLSAAELPGKGITVQPLQSTISEETFQTSLVNKALEKLGYDVQPTKEVDYNVAYSSIAGGDATYLAVNWEPLHNDQYAAAGGDSKFYRQGNYIEGLAQGYLIDKKTADKYHITNIAQLKDPKIAKLFDANNDGKADLTGCNPGWGCEAPINHQIQAYGLSDTVAHNQGNYAAMIADTITRYKEGKPILYYTWTPYWVSDVLVPGRDVVWLQVPFSSLPDKTIDTKLSNGANYGFPPSVMHIVANKKWAEANPAAAKLFSIMKLSINDVNAQNMRMHAGESSDADIERHVNGWIQAHQATFDGWVKTAAEAGNANTAQ; encoded by the coding sequence ATGCGCACGACTGGAATCTGGGCCTTGGCCCTTACCACACTTTTCAGCACTCAGTTATCCGCCGCAGAATTACCGGGCAAAGGCATCACTGTCCAACCGCTGCAAAGCACCATTTCGGAAGAAACCTTTCAGACCTCACTGGTCAATAAAGCACTGGAGAAACTCGGTTACGACGTCCAGCCGACCAAGGAAGTTGACTACAATGTCGCCTATTCTTCTATTGCTGGCGGGGATGCGACTTATCTGGCGGTAAACTGGGAGCCGCTACATAACGACCAATATGCCGCAGCCGGTGGTGACAGCAAATTCTACCGCCAGGGTAACTATATTGAAGGGCTGGCGCAGGGGTATTTGATCGACAAAAAAACCGCCGATAAGTATCACATCACCAATATTGCGCAGTTAAAAGACCCGAAAATCGCCAAATTGTTTGATGCTAATAATGATGGCAAAGCTGACCTCACCGGGTGTAACCCAGGTTGGGGTTGTGAAGCCCCCATTAATCATCAAATTCAAGCTTACGGTTTGAGTGACACAGTGGCCCATAATCAGGGTAACTATGCCGCCATGATTGCCGATACCATCACGCGCTACAAAGAAGGTAAACCCATCCTGTATTACACTTGGACGCCATATTGGGTCAGTGACGTATTGGTTCCCGGTCGTGATGTCGTCTGGTTGCAGGTGCCGTTCTCATCCCTGCCGGATAAAACTATCGACACCAAACTGTCTAATGGCGCGAACTATGGCTTCCCACCCAGTGTGATGCATATTGTTGCCAACAAAAAATGGGCCGAAGCTAACCCAGCAGCCGCTAAGCTGTTCTCTATCATGAAATTATCAATTAATGATGTGAATGCTCAGAACATGCGAATGCATGCTGGTGAATCTTCAGATGCTGATATCGAACGTCACGTCAATGGCTGGATCCAAGCACATCAGGCGACCTTTGATGGTTGGGTAAAAACGGCCGCAGAAGCGGGGAATGCTAACACCGCACAGTAA
- a CDS encoding class I SAM-dependent methyltransferase, whose translation MKPAQTRQKIDVPASWAELPWGEYYRAAIEQQLQPWWPKLFGFHLLKIGHLSAEIASDKCAISHQVNVGEQGKNMQVLASPYQLPFAEKSVDACLLSHTLAYAADPHRILREVDRVLIDDGWLVISNFNPMSIVGAGKLVPLLRKRQPHVSRMFTQMRLLDWLILLNYEVLHLSRFHVLPWHKEGGRFISTHLPALGCVSLIVARKRTIPLTFNPMKFGARKPWFSRAVGATKSYRDQP comes from the coding sequence ATGAAACCAGCGCAAACACGGCAAAAGATTGATGTGCCCGCATCTTGGGCTGAGTTACCTTGGGGAGAGTATTATCGTGCGGCGATTGAGCAGCAATTGCAGCCCTGGTGGCCGAAACTCTTTGGTTTCCATTTATTGAAAATCGGTCATTTGAGCGCTGAAATTGCGAGCGATAAATGTGCTATCTCCCATCAGGTTAATGTGGGGGAGCAGGGCAAAAATATGCAAGTCTTGGCCAGCCCATATCAGTTACCTTTTGCTGAGAAATCGGTCGATGCTTGTTTACTGTCTCATACTTTAGCTTATGCTGCTGATCCGCACCGTATTTTACGTGAGGTGGACCGTGTACTCATTGATGATGGTTGGCTGGTTATCAGTAACTTTAATCCCATGAGCATAGTCGGCGCTGGCAAGCTGGTGCCGCTATTACGAAAGCGGCAGCCCCATGTTAGCCGCATGTTTACCCAGATGCGCCTGTTGGATTGGCTGATCTTATTGAATTATGAAGTGCTGCATTTGTCGCGTTTTCACGTGTTGCCGTGGCATAAAGAAGGTGGGCGCTTTATCAGCACCCATCTGCCGGCATTGGGTTGTGTCAGTTTGATTGTTGCCCGTAAGCGCACGATCCCATTGACGTTTAATCCCATGAAGTTCGGTGCCCGCAAACCCTGGTTTAGCCGAGCTGTTGGCGCAACAAAAAGCTATCGCGACCAACCTTGA
- the proV gene encoding glycine betaine/L-proline ABC transporter ATP-binding protein ProV: MAIKLEVKNLYKIFGEHPEHAFKLLESGKNKEQIFAKTGLSVGVKDANLAIEEGEIFVIMGLSGSGKSTLVRLLNRLIEPTRGEVLIDGEDIAKISDSALRTVRRNKISMVFQSFALMPHLNVLDNTAFGMELAGVPQQERHEKALEALRQVSLDNYAYSYPDELSGGMRQRVGLARAMANNPDILLMDEAFSALDPLIRTEMQDELVKLQAKHQRTIVFISHDLDEAMRIGDRIAIMQGGEVVQIGTPDEILNNPANDYVRTFFRGVDISHVFSAKDIARRRPVSLIRKTPGFGPRSALKLLQDEDRDYGYVLERGQKFIGVVSIDSLKKALAESQSLDSALLTDPAPVPADMPLSELISLVAQAPCAVPVVGEDNSFVGIISKAMLLQALDKETPNE; encoded by the coding sequence ATGGCAATTAAACTCGAAGTGAAAAACTTATATAAAATATTTGGTGAGCATCCCGAACACGCTTTTAAACTACTTGAATCAGGTAAAAATAAAGAGCAGATATTTGCCAAAACCGGTTTGTCCGTTGGCGTTAAAGATGCCAATCTGGCCATTGAAGAAGGCGAGATATTCGTCATCATGGGGTTATCCGGTTCCGGTAAATCCACCCTGGTACGCCTTCTCAATCGTCTGATAGAACCCACTCGTGGTGAAGTACTGATCGACGGCGAAGATATTGCCAAAATATCCGATAGCGCCCTGCGCACCGTACGCCGTAATAAGATAAGCATGGTCTTCCAATCCTTTGCATTAATGCCCCACTTGAATGTGCTTGATAACACGGCGTTCGGTATGGAATTAGCGGGCGTCCCACAGCAGGAACGTCACGAAAAAGCCTTGGAAGCATTACGTCAGGTCAGTTTGGATAATTATGCTTATTCTTACCCTGACGAACTCTCTGGTGGGATGCGCCAGCGCGTGGGTTTAGCCCGCGCTATGGCAAATAACCCCGATATCTTATTGATGGATGAAGCATTTTCCGCACTCGACCCATTAATTAGAACTGAAATGCAAGATGAGTTGGTCAAGTTGCAGGCCAAACATCAGCGCACTATTGTCTTTATCTCTCATGACCTGGATGAAGCCATGCGCATCGGCGACCGCATCGCCATTATGCAAGGTGGTGAAGTGGTGCAAATCGGCACACCGGATGAAATCTTGAATAATCCGGCTAACGATTATGTGCGCACCTTCTTCCGTGGTGTCGACATCAGCCACGTCTTCAGTGCCAAGGATATCGCGCGCCGTCGCCCGGTATCTTTGATCCGTAAAACACCGGGTTTTGGCCCGCGTTCAGCATTAAAACTGCTACAAGATGAAGACCGCGATTACGGCTATGTGCTGGAGCGCGGGCAGAAATTTATTGGCGTAGTATCGATAGATTCACTGAAAAAAGCATTAGCAGAAAGCCAATCACTGGATAGTGCCTTATTGACTGACCCAGCACCGGTTCCTGCGGATATGCCCCTCAGTGAGTTGATTTCACTGGTTGCACAAGCGCCGTGCGCGGTTCCCGTGGTCGGTGAAGACAACAGTTTTGTCGGTATTATTTCCAAAGCCATGCTGCTGCAGGCCTTAGATAAGGAGACGCCAAATGAGTGA
- a CDS encoding endonuclease/exonuclease/phosphatase family protein, with the protein MPKRTYAMRYVAGQPVEQIFPGSANQLGQGLPPGAPLPTTECLRVMVWNIFKQQRAEWLSVLKEFGRDAQLMLLQEAQTTPELVRFATSHYQAADQVPAFALPQHPSGVMTLAATHPVYCCPLREREPLLRLSKSALITVYPIHDGRLLMVVNIHAVNFSLGVDVYSKQLEPIGEQIAMHRGPVILAGDFNAWSRQRVNALQRFAQGSGLEEVEFHTDNRSRAFGKPLDFVFYRGLTLADASVLVTRASDHNPLLVEFQP; encoded by the coding sequence GTGCCGAAACGAACATATGCAATGCGGTATGTTGCAGGTCAACCGGTTGAACAGATTTTCCCAGGCTCTGCTAATCAATTGGGGCAAGGGTTACCGCCAGGCGCACCATTACCGACAACAGAATGTCTGCGGGTTATGGTGTGGAATATCTTTAAGCAGCAGCGGGCTGAATGGCTGTCTGTGCTTAAAGAGTTCGGGCGGGATGCTCAACTGATGTTGCTGCAAGAAGCACAAACAACACCTGAGCTGGTGAGGTTCGCTACGTCCCATTATCAAGCGGCAGATCAGGTGCCAGCCTTTGCGCTGCCTCAGCACCCCTCAGGTGTGATGACGTTAGCTGCCACCCACCCAGTCTACTGTTGTCCACTGCGCGAGCGCGAGCCACTGCTGCGCTTGTCTAAATCGGCATTAATCACTGTTTACCCTATTCATGATGGCCGCCTATTGATGGTAGTGAATATTCATGCCGTTAATTTCAGTCTTGGTGTCGATGTTTACAGTAAGCAGCTAGAGCCGATTGGTGAACAAATTGCCATGCATCGAGGCCCGGTTATTTTGGCGGGGGATTTCAATGCCTGGAGTCGCCAACGGGTGAATGCTTTACAACGTTTTGCTCAGGGCTCAGGTCTGGAAGAAGTTGAATTTCATACAGATAACCGTAGCCGAGCATTTGGCAAACCCCTCGATTTTGTATTTTACCGTGGGCTGACACTGGCCGATGCCTCGGTATTAGTCACCCGTGCCTCTGATCACAATCCGCTGTTAGTCGAATTCCAGCCATAA
- the dnaQ gene encoding DNA polymerase III subunit epsilon → MQVTPTRQIVLDTETTGMNKLGVHYEGHKIIEIGAVEVINRRLTGRNFHVYIKPDRLVDPEAYGVHGISDEFLADKPTFADITPEFIEFIRGAELVIHNAAFDIGFMDYEFRMLQQDIPKTETFCTITDSLLLARRLFPGKRNNLDALCDRYQIDNTKRTLHGALLDAEILAEVYLAMTGGQTSLSFSLDADQSLNEASDDIQRITRPASGLKIIYAAEDEIAAHESRLDLVMKKGGSCLWRMPLETPEHTSAD, encoded by the coding sequence ATGCAAGTTACCCCGACCAGACAAATTGTTCTGGATACTGAAACCACCGGTATGAATAAGCTGGGCGTTCATTATGAAGGCCATAAGATTATTGAGATAGGTGCGGTTGAAGTGATCAACCGCCGCCTGACCGGCAGAAACTTCCATGTTTATATCAAACCGGATCGGCTGGTCGATCCTGAAGCCTATGGTGTTCATGGTATTAGCGATGAGTTTTTGGCTGATAAGCCCACATTTGCGGATATTACCCCCGAGTTTATCGAGTTTATCCGCGGTGCTGAATTAGTTATCCATAACGCGGCGTTTGATATCGGCTTTATGGATTATGAATTCCGGATGTTACAGCAGGACATCCCGAAGACGGAAACCTTCTGTACCATCACCGATAGCTTGTTGTTGGCGCGCCGTCTGTTCCCAGGCAAGCGAAATAACCTCGATGCACTGTGTGACCGTTACCAGATAGATAATACCAAGCGTACATTGCACGGCGCGTTACTCGATGCCGAAATTCTGGCCGAAGTTTATCTGGCGATGACCGGCGGCCAGACATCGCTTTCTTTTTCACTGGACGCTGATCAGTCGCTAAATGAAGCTTCAGATGATATCCAGCGCATTACCCGGCCAGCATCTGGCTTGAAAATAATCTATGCCGCAGAGGATGAGATAGCGGCCCACGAATCGCGTCTGGATTTAGTGATGAAGAAGGGCGGGAGTTGTCTGTGGCGGATGCCGCTGGAGACCCCAGAGCACACCAGCGCAGATTAA
- a CDS encoding MFS transporter — protein MPLALLALTISAFAIGTTEFVIVGLVPTIAEQLGVSVPSAGLLVSIYALGVAIGAPVLTALTGRIPRKMLLIGLMVLFTLGNLLAWQSPGYKALVIARLLTGLAHGVFFSIGSTIATSLVPKEKAASAIAIMFGGLTVALVTGVPLGTFIGQHFGWRETFLAVSLIGVVATIASAILVPNNIPQQVSASIKQQLQVLTHPRLLLIYAITALGYGGFFTMFTFLAPVMQELSGFSAAAVSWILLAYGVSVAIGNIWGGKLADRHGAVAALSFIFTALAALLFVFQFSASHSIAALITLLVMGIFAFGNVPGLQVYVVQKAQEYTPQAVDVASGLNIAAFNIGIALGSIIGGQAVTRVGLAQTPWIGGVIVIGALLLVTLSGKLDKKSLRPVATS, from the coding sequence ATGCCACTTGCTTTACTGGCGCTGACCATCAGCGCATTCGCTATTGGTACCACGGAGTTTGTTATTGTTGGCTTGGTGCCGACAATTGCCGAACAATTGGGAGTTTCTGTCCCTTCCGCTGGCTTGTTAGTGTCAATTTATGCGCTTGGAGTTGCTATTGGTGCTCCGGTGCTAACCGCATTAACTGGGCGAATTCCACGTAAAATGCTATTGATTGGCCTGATGGTGTTATTCACTTTAGGTAACTTATTAGCTTGGCAATCCCCCGGCTATAAAGCATTGGTAATAGCTCGTTTATTAACCGGCCTGGCTCATGGGGTGTTCTTCTCCATCGGCTCGACGATTGCCACCAGCCTAGTCCCTAAAGAGAAAGCCGCCTCAGCGATAGCCATTATGTTTGGTGGCTTGACGGTGGCATTGGTGACCGGAGTTCCACTAGGAACATTTATTGGGCAGCATTTCGGCTGGCGGGAAACCTTCCTTGCGGTATCACTGATTGGTGTGGTCGCAACTATTGCCAGTGCCATTTTGGTGCCCAATAACATTCCCCAGCAAGTTTCAGCCAGTATAAAACAGCAATTGCAGGTGCTGACTCACCCACGTTTACTGTTAATTTATGCAATTACTGCATTAGGGTATGGTGGCTTCTTCACGATGTTTACTTTCCTGGCCCCCGTGATGCAGGAGTTGTCCGGCTTCTCAGCCGCCGCAGTGAGCTGGATTTTACTGGCATACGGTGTCTCAGTTGCCATTGGCAATATATGGGGAGGTAAACTGGCCGACCGCCATGGTGCAGTAGCTGCGCTGAGCTTTATCTTTACTGCACTGGCTGCTCTGTTATTTGTTTTCCAATTTAGTGCCAGCCACAGTATTGCCGCACTGATTACCTTACTGGTCATGGGTATTTTTGCTTTCGGTAATGTCCCTGGCTTGCAAGTCTATGTGGTGCAAAAGGCGCAAGAGTATACGCCACAGGCGGTTGACGTTGCTTCCGGCTTGAATATCGCGGCATTCAACATAGGTATTGCATTAGGTTCGATTATCGGTGGTCAGGCGGTGACTCGGGTTGGACTGGCACAAACGCCATGGATTGGTGGCGTGATTGTTATCGGGGCATTATTGCTGGTGACACTGAGCGGTAAACTCGATAAAAAGTCCCTGCGCCCCGTGGCGACAAGCTAG